A single region of the Fibrobacter sp. UWP2 genome encodes:
- a CDS encoding cation diffusion facilitator family transporter produces MTRILKKDDSKEVRQVTWIGLGGNVILSVGKFFAGFFGGSQALVADAIHSASDFVTDVAIIVGSRYWNTPPDADHPYGHRRFETLISVGIGLAVCSVGVFLGYEAVQKLLAHEQSHPEWIAAVMAFVSIAVKEALFRYTRAAGKKIRSQALEANAWHHRSDAYSSIPVLVAVLAGIVVPGFWFADSVGAVIVSLFILHSGYEIAWPGIHQVADVGASPEVVERLRQVALSCPEVMSVHRFRTRYVGGDLHVDLHIVVNENMTLLAAHDLSEEVERKLIEAGESVVDALVHVDPYDPVKAASKSKD; encoded by the coding sequence AGGAAGTCCGCCAGGTGACCTGGATTGGGCTGGGCGGGAACGTTATTTTGTCTGTAGGCAAGTTTTTTGCAGGCTTTTTTGGAGGTTCTCAGGCGCTTGTCGCTGACGCCATTCACAGCGCCTCTGACTTTGTGACGGATGTCGCGATTATTGTGGGGTCTCGGTATTGGAATACGCCCCCCGATGCAGACCACCCCTACGGGCATCGCCGTTTTGAAACGCTCATCTCTGTGGGGATTGGGCTTGCAGTTTGCTCGGTGGGCGTCTTTTTGGGGTACGAAGCTGTTCAAAAATTGCTTGCCCACGAACAGTCCCACCCCGAGTGGATTGCCGCGGTCATGGCTTTTGTGTCCATTGCGGTCAAGGAGGCGCTGTTCCGCTACACTCGGGCGGCAGGCAAAAAAATCAGGAGTCAGGCGCTGGAGGCCAATGCCTGGCACCACCGCAGTGACGCCTACAGTTCTATCCCGGTGCTTGTTGCCGTGCTCGCGGGCATTGTTGTGCCCGGGTTCTGGTTCGCCGACTCCGTTGGTGCGGTCATAGTCTCGCTGTTCATCCTCCATTCGGGTTATGAAATCGCCTGGCCGGGAATCCACCAGGTGGCCGATGTAGGGGCGTCCCCCGAAGTCGTTGAGAGGCTGCGCCAGGTGGCGCTCTCGTGCCCCGAGGTGATGAGCGTCCACAGGTTCCGCACCCGCTATGTGGGCGGGGACCTGCATGTGGATTTGCACATTGTGGTGAACGAGAACATGACGCTTTTGGCCGCCCACGACCTCTCCGAAGAAGTGGAACGCAAGCTGATCGAGGCGGGCGAGAGCGTGGTGGATGCGCTTGTGCACGTGGATCCCTACGACCCCGTCAAGGCGGCCTCCAAGAGCAAAGACTAG
- a CDS encoding aldo/keto reductase translates to MVLDEVYKLNNGQRIPKVALGTWQTPNDVAATAVAAAIDAGFKHIDTAIAYGNEQGVGEGIKRGLQMTGMHRESIFVTSKIPAEVKSYDETVRNIQESIDRLDSYHVDLMLIHAPKPWAEMGKDGPNYFDENVQVWKALEEAYFAGMFRSIGVSNFDIEDLNNIMDNADVKPAVNQIRVHIGHVPFDLIEFCQQNGILVEAYSPNATGRLMQVPEVVEMAEKYGVSVPQLASRFDLQLGLLPLPKSIHEERIRQNADLDFEISPFDMAELLQIEGI, encoded by the coding sequence ATGGTTCTCGACGAAGTCTACAAGTTGAACAACGGTCAGCGCATTCCTAAGGTGGCTTTGGGAACATGGCAAACACCAAACGACGTGGCCGCCACGGCCGTGGCGGCGGCGATAGACGCCGGCTTCAAGCACATTGATACCGCAATCGCTTATGGAAATGAGCAGGGTGTGGGTGAAGGTATCAAGAGGGGCCTGCAAATGACGGGGATGCACCGCGAGAGCATCTTTGTCACGTCCAAGATTCCCGCCGAGGTCAAAAGTTACGACGAGACCGTCCGTAACATCCAGGAATCGATTGACCGCTTGGATAGCTACCATGTGGACTTGATGCTGATCCATGCTCCCAAGCCTTGGGCAGAGATGGGGAAGGATGGCCCCAATTACTTCGATGAGAATGTCCAGGTGTGGAAGGCTTTGGAGGAAGCTTACTTTGCGGGCATGTTCCGCAGCATCGGGGTGTCGAACTTTGACATCGAAGACTTGAACAACATCATGGACAATGCCGATGTGAAACCGGCGGTGAATCAGATTCGCGTGCACATTGGCCACGTTCCTTTTGACTTGATTGAATTTTGCCAGCAAAATGGCATTCTGGTGGAGGCGTATTCGCCCAATGCCACGGGCCGGCTGATGCAGGTGCCCGAGGTAGTCGAGATGGCAGAAAAATACGGGGTGTCGGTTCCCCAGCTCGCCTCCCGTTTTGACCTCCAGTTAGGGCTTTTGCCTCTCCCCAAGTCGATCCACGAAGAGAGAATCCGCCAAAATGCGGACTTGGACTTCGAGATTTCGCCTTTTGACATGGCGGAATTGCTTCAAATTGAAGGAATTTAG
- a CDS encoding pitrilysin family protein — protein sequence MMSRITRILTSGAAGLAAALLLGFAPAQAAVNLNVHKEVLDNGLTVLLHPNKQAPTVSCRLFYVTGSVHEVPGKSGLAHILEHELFKGTKKVGIQDSVADARFMLVQDSLQMLIRPAKLAGDTAAVKKLTAEHDSVLNEHRKIFVKDELWGAYQAAGGSGLNAFTTDLMTAYIVTLPKDKIELFMWLEADRMQNAVLREFYSERDVVREERRMRYDDKPTGRYYETLNSMIYEAFPYRVPTIGWPSDIANLTREMAEEHYRKYYKPRNAILVLAGDLDVDSTVSMVKRYFGRIPTGEAFPPLTIRDPEQAGEKRLVVRRPDAPNMYTLVFKTAEVGDPSLYALDIAEGVLNGRSGRLYKRLVEQEKLAVSVGASNSPNKYVSEFSVQVNLRPDADVAKVEDAVWDELEKLKSEPVSAREFQKVKNHAYAGLIRSLTDMENVATMLAYYEMFGDYRIFLTWADELEKVSADDVQNAAKATFVRKNSVTGMLLKEKN from the coding sequence ATGATGAGTCGGATTACACGGATTTTGACCTCGGGCGCAGCAGGGCTTGCTGCCGCCCTCCTTTTGGGCTTTGCTCCTGCGCAGGCCGCGGTGAACTTGAACGTACACAAGGAAGTGCTCGACAACGGGCTGACGGTACTTTTGCACCCGAACAAGCAGGCTCCCACGGTGAGCTGCCGTCTTTTTTACGTGACGGGTTCCGTACACGAGGTCCCGGGCAAGTCCGGCTTGGCGCATATTTTGGAACACGAACTTTTCAAGGGCACCAAGAAGGTGGGTATCCAGGACAGTGTCGCCGATGCCCGCTTTATGCTGGTGCAAGACAGCTTGCAGATGCTGATCCGCCCCGCAAAACTGGCGGGCGACACCGCCGCGGTCAAAAAGCTCACCGCCGAGCACGACTCGGTACTGAACGAACATCGCAAGATTTTTGTGAAGGACGAACTGTGGGGTGCCTACCAGGCGGCAGGAGGCTCAGGCCTGAATGCGTTCACCACGGATTTGATGACCGCTTACATTGTGACGCTCCCCAAGGACAAAATCGAGCTCTTTATGTGGCTCGAGGCGGACCGCATGCAAAACGCGGTGCTGCGCGAGTTCTATTCTGAGCGTGACGTGGTGCGCGAAGAACGCCGCATGCGCTACGACGACAAGCCCACGGGCCGCTACTACGAAACGCTAAATTCCATGATTTACGAGGCGTTCCCTTACCGCGTGCCCACCATCGGCTGGCCGAGCGACATTGCGAACCTGACCCGCGAAATGGCGGAGGAGCACTACCGCAAGTATTACAAGCCGCGCAACGCCATCCTGGTTTTGGCTGGCGATTTGGACGTGGACTCGACCGTGAGCATGGTCAAGCGCTACTTTGGGAGGATCCCCACGGGCGAGGCGTTCCCGCCGCTCACCATTCGCGACCCGGAACAGGCGGGCGAGAAGCGCTTGGTGGTACGGAGGCCCGACGCCCCGAACATGTACACGCTTGTGTTCAAGACTGCCGAGGTGGGCGACCCCTCGCTCTATGCGCTCGACATTGCCGAGGGCGTTTTGAACGGCCGTTCCGGACGCCTCTATAAACGGCTGGTGGAACAAGAAAAGCTGGCGGTCAGCGTGGGCGCGAGCAACAGCCCCAACAAGTACGTCTCAGAGTTCTCGGTGCAGGTGAACCTGCGCCCCGACGCCGACGTTGCCAAAGTCGAGGACGCCGTGTGGGACGAGCTCGAAAAGCTCAAGAGCGAGCCGGTGAGCGCCCGCGAATTCCAGAAGGTCAAGAACCATGCCTATGCAGGGCTCATCCGCAGCTTGACCGACATGGAGAACGTGGCGACCATGCTCGCATACTACGAGATGTTTGGCGACTACCGCATATTCCTCACTTGGGCCGACGAGCTCGAGAAGGTGAGTGCCGACGACGTGCAGAACGCCGCCAAGGCGACGTTTGTCCGCAAGAATTCCGTGACCGGGATGCTCTTGAAAGAAAAGAATTAG
- a CDS encoding LysR family transcriptional regulator: MTLQQLRYAIGIAETGSFNKAAEKLFISQPSLTAAIHDLEDELDLLIFNRTSRGVTLTNEGEEFIAYARELYIHYENVLEKYGKQGLRKKKFAVSTQHYSFAVKSFVEMVKNFDIDEYEFAIRETRTREVIDDVANLKSEIGVLYLSDFNRKVLTSIFNSKDLQFTKLINCKAYVYLWKNHPLAGKKSITLKDLGPYPCLSFEQGDESSFYFAEEILSTNEYQRTIKANDRATMLNLMVGLNGYTLCSGIICEELNGGDYLAIPLRETSEEINRVMEIGYVTRKNLTLSPIGESYIEQMKKYLL; encoded by the coding sequence ATGACCTTGCAACAACTTCGATACGCGATCGGCATCGCCGAGACCGGCTCCTTCAACAAGGCTGCTGAAAAACTCTTTATATCGCAGCCCTCGCTGACTGCCGCCATCCATGACCTGGAAGACGAGTTAGACTTGCTCATATTCAACCGCACTAGTCGCGGCGTTACGCTCACGAACGAGGGCGAGGAGTTTATTGCCTACGCACGTGAACTCTACATCCATTACGAGAATGTCCTCGAAAAGTACGGCAAGCAGGGTCTGCGCAAAAAAAAGTTCGCTGTTTCGACACAGCACTACTCGTTTGCGGTCAAGAGCTTTGTGGAAATGGTCAAGAATTTTGACATTGACGAGTACGAGTTCGCCATCCGCGAAACGCGCACCCGCGAGGTCATCGACGACGTGGCGAACCTTAAGAGCGAAATAGGCGTGCTGTACCTTTCGGATTTTAACCGCAAAGTACTCACGAGCATCTTCAATTCCAAGGATTTGCAGTTCACCAAGCTCATCAACTGCAAGGCGTACGTTTACCTGTGGAAAAATCACCCCCTGGCTGGCAAAAAGTCCATCACGCTCAAGGATTTGGGGCCGTATCCGTGCCTCTCGTTTGAGCAGGGCGACGAGAGCTCGTTCTACTTTGCCGAAGAGATTTTGAGTACAAACGAATACCAGCGGACCATCAAGGCGAACGACCGCGCGACCATGTTGAACTTGATGGTGGGCTTAAATGGCTACACGCTCTGCTCGGGCATTATTTGCGAGGAACTGAACGGTGGCGACTACCTGGCAATCCCGCTTCGCGAGACTTCCGAGGAAATCAATCGTGTTATGGAGATTGGCTATGTCACTCGCAAGAACTTGACGTTGAGCCCCATAGGGGAATCCTATATTGAACAAATGAAAAAATATTTGTTGTAG
- a CDS encoding MBL fold metallo-hydrolase — translation MITAIVLSVLFILGDAGVLFLSQEKFGRIPQGKRLERIKQSPNYDGKQFVNEIETVTMTGDRGVFAVWKDFLFGDKSQTVPDTAMNVVKTDLKSLPQDRDWIVWFGHSSYLLNLSGKKVLVDPVFYQGSPVSFVNKMFKGTDIYKPADMPDIDYLVITHDHWDHLDYQAVTELEPRVKHVVTGLGVGEHFEYWGYPVEKLVELDWWESTDLGEGFNVTATPARHFSGRDLHQNKTLWASFAFKSPERTVWIGGDSGYGPHFEKIGKKFTDIDLAILENGQYDKDWSLIHTMPEYLGKEMVELDANRYMTVHHSKFCLSKHSYTEPLENAKRAAQESGKPVLMPQMGELLYLE, via the coding sequence ATGATTACGGCGATTGTCTTATCAGTACTATTTATTTTAGGAGACGCAGGCGTGTTGTTCTTGAGTCAGGAAAAATTCGGCCGTATTCCACAAGGCAAGCGCCTTGAACGCATCAAGCAGTCGCCGAATTACGACGGCAAGCAGTTCGTGAACGAGATTGAGACCGTCACCATGACGGGCGACAGGGGCGTTTTTGCCGTATGGAAGGATTTCCTGTTCGGCGACAAGAGCCAGACCGTTCCCGATACCGCGATGAATGTCGTCAAGACGGACCTGAAGTCGCTACCGCAGGACCGCGATTGGATTGTGTGGTTTGGGCACTCCTCGTACCTGCTCAATTTGTCCGGAAAGAAGGTGCTGGTGGACCCGGTTTTCTATCAGGGTTCGCCGGTGAGTTTCGTGAACAAGATGTTCAAGGGAACGGACATCTACAAGCCTGCCGACATGCCGGATATCGACTACCTGGTGATTACGCACGACCACTGGGACCACCTGGATTATCAGGCGGTTACGGAACTTGAACCGCGTGTAAAGCACGTGGTGACAGGCCTCGGCGTGGGCGAGCATTTTGAATACTGGGGTTACCCTGTAGAAAAGCTTGTTGAACTCGACTGGTGGGAATCTACCGACCTGGGCGAAGGCTTTAATGTGACGGCGACTCCGGCGAGGCATTTTTCGGGCCGCGACCTGCATCAGAACAAGACTCTGTGGGCGTCATTCGCCTTCAAGTCGCCCGAGCGCACCGTATGGATTGGTGGCGATTCGGGTTATGGCCCGCACTTCGAAAAAATCGGAAAGAAATTTACTGACATCGATTTGGCGATTCTTGAAAATGGGCAGTACGACAAGGACTGGTCGCTTATCCACACCATGCCGGAATACCTGGGCAAGGAAATGGTGGAACTGGACGCAAACCGCTACATGACGGTTCACCACTCCAAGTTCTGCCTGAGCAAGCATTCCTACACGGAACCGCTGGAAAATGCGAAACGTGCCGCCCAGGAATCGGGAAAGCCCGTGCTTATGCCGCAAATGGGCGAGCTGCTGTATTTAGAATGA
- a CDS encoding flavodoxin family protein has product MKVVLFNGSRREKGCTYTALSLVAGELKAAGIETEIFFVGGRVLKGETDAVVHEAKEILKTADAVVYGSPVYYASPSGEMLMFLDRLYGIAEAELLFKPAATVASARRAGTSATLDALNKYPAFAQQPMVASRYWNMVHGSSPEDVLKDEEGVQIMKELGRNMAWILKSIEAGKKAGVEQPVAEKKIFTNFIR; this is encoded by the coding sequence ATGAAGGTCGTTTTATTCAACGGTAGCCGTCGCGAAAAGGGCTGCACTTATACGGCGCTGAGTCTCGTGGCAGGCGAACTCAAGGCCGCGGGCATCGAGACAGAAATCTTCTTCGTGGGTGGTCGTGTGCTGAAGGGCGAAACTGACGCCGTGGTTCACGAAGCCAAGGAAATCCTTAAAACGGCCGATGCTGTCGTTTACGGCTCCCCGGTTTATTACGCATCCCCCAGCGGCGAGATGCTGATGTTCCTGGACAGGCTTTACGGCATTGCCGAAGCGGAACTGCTCTTTAAGCCCGCCGCAACAGTTGCTTCTGCCCGCCGCGCAGGGACCAGCGCCACTCTCGACGCTCTGAACAAGTATCCGGCATTTGCGCAGCAACCCATGGTGGCTTCGCGTTACTGGAACATGGTTCACGGTTCTAGCCCCGAAGATGTGCTGAAGGACGAGGAAGGCGTGCAGATTATGAAGGAATTGGGCCGCAACATGGCATGGATCCTGAAGAGCATCGAAGCGGGCAAGAAGGCGGGTGTTGAGCAGCCTGTTGCCGAAAAGAAAATCTTCACAAACTTTATCCGCTAA
- the tatA gene encoding twin-arginine translocase TatA/TatE family subunit — protein MSIGIPEIILIVVVVLLLFGAKRIPELARSLGKAQNEYKKAKDALKEEAEDLQKTVEKAAEAEDKKG, from the coding sequence ATGTCCATCGGAATTCCAGAAATAATCCTGATTGTGGTTGTGGTGCTTCTCCTGTTCGGGGCAAAGCGCATTCCTGAACTTGCACGTTCCCTGGGCAAGGCCCAGAATGAGTACAAGAAGGCGAAAGACGCCCTGAAGGAAGAAGCTGAAGACCTGCAGAAGACGGTGGAAAAAGCCGCAGAGGCAGAAGATAAGAAAGGCTGA
- the tatC gene encoding twin-arginine translocase subunit TatC: MTSKQDQEATLISHLEALRRALLRSIVALAIGIVPLFLVSPYVLDWFCKQIALQGGVTLHYFSPMEVFLLQLKISALLDCVLFSPYIAWNMWQFVLPALYDNEKRFIRSIVAMTSGLFIAGVAFCLVVCFPLIVQFGMSFASTTLQPVFGISNLITLALWLSLAFGCMFQFPLVTYALIRAGIVNYETVCSKRPYVVVAILVLAALLTPPDIVSQLLLGLPTYLLFEAGLLAARRFHGRSPAHRAKPITKTDVTKIIQQKNNFPTK, from the coding sequence ATGACCTCCAAACAGGATCAAGAGGCTACGCTGATTTCGCATTTGGAAGCGCTCCGACGGGCGCTTTTGCGTTCTATTGTCGCCCTTGCCATCGGCATCGTGCCCCTGTTCCTTGTTTCGCCCTACGTTCTGGACTGGTTCTGTAAGCAAATCGCCCTGCAAGGCGGCGTCACGCTCCATTACTTTTCCCCGATGGAAGTGTTCCTGCTGCAGCTCAAGATTTCTGCACTGCTGGACTGCGTGCTGTTTTCGCCCTACATCGCCTGGAACATGTGGCAGTTCGTGCTCCCCGCCCTATACGACAACGAAAAGCGATTCATCCGCTCCATCGTGGCTATGACCAGCGGGCTGTTTATCGCGGGCGTCGCCTTCTGCCTTGTCGTCTGCTTCCCGCTGATTGTGCAGTTCGGCATGAGCTTTGCAAGCACGACCCTGCAACCCGTATTTGGCATCTCTAACCTGATAACACTCGCGCTCTGGCTTTCGCTTGCGTTCGGATGCATGTTCCAGTTCCCGCTAGTGACCTACGCGCTTATCCGTGCGGGCATCGTGAATTACGAAACCGTCTGCAGCAAGCGCCCCTACGTGGTGGTGGCAATCCTTGTGCTGGCGGCCCTCCTCACGCCCCCGGATATTGTAAGCCAGTTGCTGCTCGGGCTCCCGACGTACCTGCTCTTCGAAGCGGGACTCTTGGCGGCCAGGCGCTTCCATGGGCGTTCCCCGGCTCATCGAGCCAAACCAATTACAAAAACGGATGTTACGAAAATTATCCAGCAGAAAAATAATTTTCCTACTAAATAA
- a CDS encoding DUF4405 domain-containing protein: MPISAKIRMPLDIAMTVATLVLMGGNYFFESTAVHEILGVVLLVLWAVHITLNRRFFLSLFNGRYNAFRILQAVVNCGILLCAIFLMMSGIMLSNHVFAFLGIESGANFARTAHLLASHWYYVFMSLHIGLHLSLIANRLGLAGAFKSKAALVATRVIAALVACYGIYAFVIRGLWKYMFLQQPFFFFDAERGYALFFADYIAIVVLFAVAVHYVAKLMKA; this comes from the coding sequence ATGCCTATTTCCGCCAAAATCCGTATGCCTCTTGATATCGCGATGACGGTCGCCACACTCGTGCTGATGGGCGGCAATTACTTCTTTGAATCGACTGCCGTTCACGAGATTCTGGGCGTGGTGCTGCTTGTTCTGTGGGCGGTGCACATCACGCTGAACCGGCGGTTTTTCCTTTCGCTGTTCAATGGCCGCTACAACGCATTCCGCATTTTGCAGGCGGTCGTGAATTGCGGGATCCTTTTGTGCGCGATTTTCCTGATGATGAGCGGCATCATGCTTTCGAACCATGTGTTCGCATTCCTCGGAATTGAATCGGGCGCAAACTTCGCCCGCACGGCGCACCTGCTCGCCAGCCACTGGTATTACGTGTTCATGTCGCTCCACATTGGGCTGCATTTGAGCCTGATTGCAAACCGCTTGGGGCTTGCGGGCGCTTTCAAGTCAAAGGCTGCACTTGTCGCAACTCGCGTGATTGCCGCTCTCGTGGCATGCTATGGAATTTACGCCTTCGTTATTCGCGGGCTTTGGAAATACATGTTCCTGCAGCAGCCCTTCTTCTTCTTTGATGCGGAACGCGGCTACGCCCTCTTTTTTGCGGACTATATCGCCATCGTCGTGCTGTTTGCCGTCGCGGTGCATTATGTGGCGAAACTCATGAAGGCGTAG
- a CDS encoding flavodoxin, whose product MLAKLLSCAILWFSAVSLAAAPAPDGFVLIKGGTFNMGSPANEDWRVNDETLHKVKVSDFYLGKYEVTQKLYREVMGENPSSFRGDDLPVENITWLEAARFCNKLSERDGRTPVYAIEGDAVSWNREANGYRLPTEAEWEYAARGGTTTPFYTKKAPGADDVNFYGHYPYQIEQNYFNDEVLETRPGVYRGNTLPVGKFKPNPFGLYDIYGNVGEWCFDFYGDYGVSAGSTSVTVDPAGKPSGTRRVHRGGGWNDFGKNLRSAYRGAMQQSSKSYNVGLRLAMNAGAGVKGTFVTQEAAGFKGEKSQASSNTKWASRALIVFYSWSGNTRGVAREIKKQTDFDMVELELVKPYSDDYNTVLKQAQNDQHKQARPALKKKPDAKKWADYETIIIGYPNWWASIPMPIATLLESYDFTGKRILPFCSHGGGRFGQSITAIAKLAPNAKIGEGLSVHYSGGSSLSKDVAKWLEKNGVKTK is encoded by the coding sequence ATGCTCGCTAAACTTTTATCTTGTGCAATTTTGTGGTTCTCGGCGGTGTCGCTTGCGGCGGCACCTGCGCCCGACGGCTTCGTGCTTATCAAGGGCGGGACTTTCAACATGGGAAGCCCCGCAAACGAGGACTGGCGCGTCAACGACGAGACGCTCCACAAGGTGAAGGTCTCCGATTTTTACCTGGGCAAATACGAGGTGACGCAAAAGCTTTACCGCGAAGTGATGGGCGAAAATCCTTCCAGTTTCAGGGGTGACGACTTGCCCGTCGAAAACATCACGTGGCTCGAAGCGGCGCGTTTTTGCAACAAGTTAAGCGAACGCGATGGACGCACTCCTGTTTACGCTATCGAAGGCGATGCGGTCAGCTGGAATCGCGAGGCGAACGGCTACAGGCTCCCCACCGAAGCGGAATGGGAATACGCGGCCCGAGGCGGCACGACCACTCCGTTCTACACAAAGAAGGCTCCCGGTGCCGACGACGTGAATTTTTACGGGCATTATCCGTATCAAATCGAGCAGAACTATTTCAACGACGAGGTTCTGGAAACACGTCCCGGTGTTTACCGCGGGAACACGCTCCCCGTGGGTAAGTTCAAGCCCAATCCCTTCGGGCTTTATGACATTTACGGGAATGTGGGCGAATGGTGCTTTGATTTTTACGGCGATTACGGTGTTTCTGCGGGCTCGACAAGCGTGACGGTTGACCCGGCGGGCAAACCTTCGGGCACAAGGCGTGTGCATCGTGGTGGCGGCTGGAACGATTTCGGCAAGAACCTCCGCAGTGCCTATCGCGGGGCCATGCAGCAATCCAGCAAGAGTTACAATGTGGGGCTCCGGCTCGCCATGAATGCGGGTGCAGGCGTCAAGGGAACTTTTGTGACCCAGGAAGCGGCGGGCTTTAAGGGCGAAAAGTCGCAAGCGTCGTCGAACACGAAATGGGCTTCCCGTGCGCTGATCGTTTTCTATTCCTGGAGCGGGAATACCCGCGGTGTCGCCCGCGAAATCAAGAAGCAGACCGATTTCGACATGGTGGAACTTGAACTCGTGAAGCCCTATTCCGACGACTACAACACCGTCTTGAAGCAGGCGCAGAACGACCAGCACAAACAGGCGCGCCCTGCCCTCAAGAAAAAGCCCGACGCAAAGAAGTGGGCCGACTACGAAACGATTATCATCGGTTACCCCAACTGGTGGGCGAGTATCCCGATGCCTATCGCGACTTTGCTCGAAAGTTACGACTTTACGGGCAAGCGGATTCTGCCGTTCTGCTCCCACGGTGGCGGGCGATTTGGCCAGAGCATCACCGCGATTGCGAAACTCGCGCCCAACGCAAAAATCGGCGAAGGCCTTTCGGTGCATTATTCCGGCGGTTCGAGCCTCTCGAAAGATGTGGCCAAGTGGCTAGAGAAAAACGGCGTGAAGACGAAATAA